Sequence from the Qipengyuania gaetbuli genome:
CAAGGCTTTCCGCGAAGCGCATCCCGATCACATCGCGCTGACCTACATCAACTGCTCGACCGAGGTGAAGGCGCTCAGCGACATCATCGTGACGAGCTCTTCGGCCGAAACGATCATCAGCCAGATCCCTGAAGACCAGAAGATCATCTTCGGCCCCGACCGTCACCTCGGCGGTTACATGAGCCGCAAGTTCGGCCGCGACATGCTGCTATGGCCGGGCGTGTGCATCGTGCACGAGGCATTCAGCGAAACCGAGCTACTCAAGTTGAAGGCGCAATATCCCGGTGCGCCGGTGGCCGCGCACCCCGAGTGCCCGCCGACCATCATCGACCATGCAGACTATGTCGGTTCGACCAGCGGCATTCTGCAGTTCGCCAAGACCTTCGAAGGCGACACGCTGATCGTGGCGACCGAGCCGCACATCATCCACCAGATGGAAAAGGCGCTGCCCGAAAAGACCTTCATCGGCGCGCCGGGTGCAGACGGAAACTGCAGCTGCAATATCTGCCCCTACATGGCCCTCAACACCATGGAAAAGATGTATGCCTGCCTGCGCGATCTCGAGCCGCGGATCGAGATCGAGGAAGGCCTGCGCCTGAAGGCCAAGCAGAGCCTCGACCGCATGCTCGAAAT
This genomic interval carries:
- the nadA gene encoding quinolinate synthase NadA, which gives rise to MTAETSLPTGEDLLAEINRLRKEKNAIILAHYYQTADIQDIADFVGDSLELSRKAAETDADVIVFCGVKFMADTAKILSPEKIVVLPDMDAGCSLEDSCPPEKFKAFREAHPDHIALTYINCSTEVKALSDIIVTSSSAETIISQIPEDQKIIFGPDRHLGGYMSRKFGRDMLLWPGVCIVHEAFSETELLKLKAQYPGAPVAAHPECPPTIIDHADYVGSTSGILQFAKTFEGDTLIVATEPHIIHQMEKALPEKTFIGAPGADGNCSCNICPYMALNTMEKMYACLRDLEPRIEIEEGLRLKAKQSLDRMLEMASGTIGKGDLGKV